A window of the Apostichopus japonicus isolate 1M-3 chromosome 8, ASM3797524v1, whole genome shotgun sequence genome harbors these coding sequences:
- the LOC139971494 gene encoding E2F-associated phosphoprotein-like, with amino-acid sequence MNRLKASSIYCEYDNLEEDSDQERGLDSSDDDIDVILNGTPKQKRKLSRSLSEGSLDVLSSGDEFEKEMEMELEDSMRKYQTQQSKLAAANSDTKGLPSNGASGSSSGDKKYYDEVYFDSDEEEGAEQHKDQRDDNPTLSAKSKKRQLVQSNEDLFYDPDIDDQNQKWVDNQRSRYYPSKPGPLASLPTKSSTAQKRLKSPSSETERGGGPKSDAILNCPACMATLCLDCQRHEIYPTQYRAMFVLNCAIIRSETLKYKPGEKKKKRKWKKKSKSKSNQDDDMEATSSTNDGTEESYHPVKCAECNTEVAVYDSDEVYHFFNVITGVA; translated from the exons ATGAATCGTCTGAAGGCAAGTTCAATTTACTGTGAGTACGATAATCTGGAGGAAGATAGTGATCAAGAAAGAGGACTTGACAG TTCAGATGATGATATTGACGTCATCCTCAATGGCACCCCCAAGCAGAAGAGAAAGTTGTCCCGAAGTCTTAGTGAAGGCAGTCTGGACGTTTTATCCAGCGGAGATGAATTTGAGAAAGAGATGGAGATGGAACTGGAAGATTCAATGAGGAAATATCAAACACAGCAGAGCAAACTTGCAGCAG CCAATTCAGATACAAAGGGCCTTCCATCAAATGGAGCCTCTGGTAGCAGCAGTggtgataaaaaatattacGATGAAGTTTACTTTGATTCAGATGAAGAGGAAGGGGCAGAGCAGCACAAAGACCAAAGAGATGACAATCCAACTTTATCAG CTAAGAGCAAGAAGAGACAACTTGTCCAAAGCAATGAAGATTTATTCTATGATCCGGACATTGATGACCAAAACCAAAAGTGGGTGGACAACCAAAGGTCCCGTTACTACCCATCTAAGCCTGGCCCGTTGGCTTCCCTCCCAACAAAGTCTTCCACGGCACAGAAACGTCTCAAATCTCCATCCTCAGAGACAGAAAGAGGTGGAGGGCCCAAAAGCGACGCCATTTTGAACTGCCCAGCCTGCATGGCCACCCTCTGTCTAGATTGTCAGAGGCACGAGATATATCCCACACAGTACAGGGCAATGTTTGTGTTGAACTGTGCCATCATAAGATCGGAGACCTTAAAGTACAAACCGggtgagaagaagaagaagagaaaatggAAGAAGAAATCAAAGTCAAAAAGTAACCAAGACGATGATATGGAGGCAACTAGCTCGACCAATGACGGTACAGAAGAGTCGTACCACCCTGTAAAATGTGCTGAATGCAACACGGAAGTAGCCGTCTACGACTCTGATGAGGTGTACCACTTCTTCAATGTTATAACTGGCGTTGCATGA